The following proteins are encoded in a genomic region of Triticum dicoccoides isolate Atlit2015 ecotype Zavitan chromosome 1B, WEW_v2.0, whole genome shotgun sequence:
- the LOC119349134 gene encoding tubulin alpha chain, producing MRECISIHIGQAGIQVGNACWELYCLEHGIQPDGQMPGDKTVGGGDDAFNTFFSETGAGKHVPRAVFVDLEPTVIDEVRTGAYRQLFHPEQLISGKEDAANNFARGHYTIGKEIVDLCLDRIRKLSDNCTGLQGFLVFNAVGGGTGSGLGSLLLERLSVDYGKKSKLGFTVYPSPQVSTSVVEPYNSVLSTHSLLEHTDVSILLDNEAIYDICRRSLDIERPTYTNLNRLVSQVISSLTASLRFDGALNVDVNEFQTNLVPYPRIHFMLSSYAPVISAEKAYHEQLSVAEITNSAFEPSSMMAKCDPRHGKYMACCLMYRGDVVPKDVNAAVATIKTKRTIQFVDWCPTGFKCGINYQPPGVVPGGDLAKVQRAVCMISNSTSVVEVFSRIDHKFDLMYAKRAFVHWYVGEGMEEGEFSEAREDLAALEKDYEEVGAEFDEGEDGDEGDEY from the exons ATGAGGGAGTGCATCTCGATCCACATCGGCCAGGCCGGCATCCAGGTCGGGAACGCGTGCTGGGAGCTCTACTGCCTCGAGCATGGCATCCAG CCTGATGGCCAGATGCCCGGTGACAAGACCGTTGGGGGAGGTGATGATGCTTTCAACACCTTCTTCAGCGAGACTGGTGCTGGGAAGCACGTCCCCCGTGCTGTCTTCGTAGATCTCGAGCCCACTGTGATTGATGAGGTGAGGACTGGCGCTTACCGCCAGCTCTTCCACCCTGAGCAGCTTATCAGTGGCAAGGAGGATGCAGCCAACAACTTCGCCCGTGGTCATTACACCA TTGGCAAGGAGATTGTTGATCTCTGCCTTGATCGTATCAGGAAGCTTTCAGACAACTGCACTGGTCTGCAGGGATTCCTTGTCTTCAACGCTGTTGGAGGTGGAACTGGCTCTGGCCTTGGTTCGCTTCTCCTGGAGcgtctctctgttgactatggaaaGAAGTCCAAGCTTGGGTTCACAGTTTACCCATCTCCCCAGGTCTCCACTTCTGTTGTTGAGCCATACAACAGTGTCCTGTCCACCCACTCACTCCTTGAGCACACCGATGTCTCTATCCTTCTTGACAATGAGGCCATCTATGACATCTGCCGCCGCTCCCTTGACATTGAGCGCCCAACATACACCAACCTCAACAGGCTTGTTTCTCAG GTCATTTCATCATTGACTGCTTCCCTGAGGTTTGATGGTGCTCTGAATGTTGATGTCAACGAGTTCCAGACCAACCTGGTGCCCTACCCGAGGATCCACTTCATGCTTTCCTCCTATGCCCCAGTGATCTCAGCCGAGAAGGCCTACCATGAGCAGCTGTCTGTTGCCGAGATCACCAACAGCGCCTTTGAGCCTTCCTCCATGATGGCCAAGTGTGACCCCCGCCACGGCAAGTACATGGCCTGCTGCCTCATGTACCGTGGTGATGTTGTGCCCAAGGATGTCAACGCTGCTGTGGCCACCATCAAGACCAAGCGCACTATCCAGTTTGTTGACTGGTGCCCCACTGGCTTCAAGTGTGGTATCAACTACCAGCCACCTGGTGTTGTCCCAGGCGGTGACCTTGCCAAGGTCCAGAGGGCTGTGTGCATGATCTCCAACTCCACCAGTGTTGTCGAGGTCTTCTCCCGCATCGACCACAAGTTTGACCTGATGTACGCCAAGCGCGCCTTCGTCCACTGGTACGTGGGTGAGGGCATGGAGGAGGGAGAGTTCTCTGAGGCCCGTGAGGATCTTGCTGCCCTGGAGAAGGACTATGAAGAAGTTGGTGCTGAGTTTGACGAGGGTGAGGACGGTGACGAGGGCGACGAGTACTAG